The Candidatus Mycolicibacterium alkanivorans genome contains a region encoding:
- a CDS encoding dolichyl-phosphate-mannose--protein mannosyltransferase — MTATADDLDAHPRGVPVISPAPLVPVADFGPTDRIEGWAATAIVAALAALTRLMNLGSPTDAGTPIFDEKHYAPQAWQLLYNYGVEDNPGFGLVVHPPVGKQLIAIGEALFGYTGVGWRFSSAVLGVLLVALVVRIVRRISRSTMLGAIAGLLLIADGVSFVAARTALLDSFLTFFVVAAFGALIVDRDQVRERMHNALLEGRIAETPWGPRLGVRWWRFAAGVLLGLAFATKWSGLYYIVFFGAMSLAFDVAARRAYRVPRPWFGVLRHDLGPSAYVFAVIPFAVYLASYAPWFSSETAVNRYEVGQSIGERRWFQPPDAIRSLWHYTYKAYHFHSTLTNSAGNHHPWESKPWTWPMSLRPVLYAIDNQNVPGCGATSCVKAVMLVGTPAMWWLAVPVLIYSGWRAFVRRDWRFAVVLTGYCAGFLPWFADIDRQMYFFYAVPMAAFLVMAIALILGEILHAPNQNTERRTLGLIVVSGYIALVITNFAWMYPILTGIPISQSTWNMEIWLPSWR; from the coding sequence ATGACTGCTACCGCCGACGACCTCGACGCGCACCCGCGCGGGGTCCCCGTCATCAGCCCCGCGCCGCTGGTGCCGGTCGCCGACTTCGGCCCGACCGACCGCATCGAGGGCTGGGCCGCGACCGCGATCGTCGCCGCGCTGGCCGCGCTGACCCGCCTGATGAACCTCGGCTCGCCCACCGACGCGGGTACACCGATCTTCGACGAGAAGCACTACGCGCCGCAGGCCTGGCAGCTGCTGTACAACTACGGCGTCGAGGACAACCCGGGCTTCGGCCTGGTGGTGCACCCGCCGGTCGGCAAGCAGCTCATCGCGATCGGCGAGGCACTGTTCGGCTACACCGGCGTGGGCTGGCGGTTCAGCAGCGCGGTGCTGGGCGTGCTGCTGGTGGCGCTGGTAGTCCGGATCGTGCGTCGCATCAGCCGGTCGACGATGCTCGGCGCGATCGCCGGGTTGCTTCTCATCGCCGACGGCGTCAGCTTCGTCGCGGCCCGCACCGCGCTGCTGGACAGCTTCCTGACGTTCTTCGTGGTCGCGGCCTTCGGCGCGCTGATCGTCGACCGCGATCAGGTCCGCGAGCGCATGCACAACGCCCTGCTGGAGGGCCGCATCGCCGAGACGCCATGGGGTCCGCGGCTTGGCGTGCGGTGGTGGCGATTCGCGGCGGGCGTGCTGCTGGGCCTGGCTTTCGCGACCAAGTGGTCGGGGCTGTACTACATCGTGTTCTTCGGCGCGATGTCGCTGGCGTTCGACGTCGCGGCGCGCCGCGCCTACCGGGTGCCGCGGCCGTGGTTCGGGGTGCTCCGGCACGACCTCGGGCCGAGCGCGTATGTCTTCGCGGTGATCCCGTTCGCGGTGTACCTGGCGTCGTACGCGCCGTGGTTCTCCTCGGAGACGGCGGTCAACCGCTACGAGGTGGGCCAGTCGATCGGCGAGCGGCGGTGGTTCCAGCCGCCCGACGCGATCCGGTCGCTGTGGCACTACACGTACAAGGCGTATCACTTCCACTCGACGCTGACGAACTCGGCCGGCAACCATCATCCGTGGGAGTCCAAGCCGTGGACATGGCCGATGTCGCTGCGGCCGGTGCTGTACGCGATCGACAACCAGAACGTGCCCGGCTGCGGGGCGACCTCGTGTGTGAAGGCCGTCATGCTGGTGGGCACGCCCGCGATGTGGTGGCTGGCGGTACCGGTCCTGATCTACTCGGGATGGCGGGCGTTCGTGCGCCGCGACTGGCGCTTCGCGGTGGTGCTCACCGGGTATTGCGCAGGCTTCCTGCCGTGGTTCGCCGACATCGACCGGCAGATGTACTTCTTCTACGCGGTGCCGATGGCGGCATTCCTGGTGATGGCGATCGCACTGATCCTCGGTGAGATCCTGCACGCCCCGAATCAGAACACCGAGCGACGGACCCTGGGGCTGATCGTGGTCAGCGGCTACATCGCCCTGGTCATCACCAACTTCGCCTGGATGTATCCGATCCTGACCGGCATTCCGATTTCGCAGTCGACGTGGAACATGGAGATCTGGCTGCCCAGCTGGCGGTAG